One region of Oncorhynchus nerka isolate Pitt River linkage group LG22, Oner_Uvic_2.0, whole genome shotgun sequence genomic DNA includes:
- the LOC115105706 gene encoding ras-related protein Rab-4B-like → MTETYDFLFKFLVIGSAGSGKSCLLHQFIENKFKQDSSHTIGVEFGSRVVMVAGKTIKLQIWDTAGQERFRSVTRSYYRGAAGALLVYDITSRETYNALTNWLTDARTLASPNIVIILCGNKKDLEADREVTFLEAARFAQENELMFLETSALTGENVEEAFLKCGRTILNKIDSGELDPERMGSGIQYGDTTVRQLRQSPQAGSAQGRDQCNC, encoded by the exons ATGACAGAAACGTATG ATTTCCTTTTTAAATTCTTGGTGATTGGAAGTGCAGGATCAGGGAAATCCTGTCTTCTCCATCAATTTATAGAAAACAAGT TCAAGCAGGACTCCAGCCACACCATTGGGGTGGAGTTTGGCTCCCGGGTGGTGATGGTCGCCGGTAAGACGATCAAGCTGCAGATCTGGGACACAGCTGGACAGGAACGATTCCG GTCAGTGACTCGCAGTTATTACAGAGGGGCAGCAGGGGCTCTCCTGGTTTATGACATCACCAG TCGGGAAACATATAATGCCCTGACCAACTGGTTAACAGACGCTCGAACGCTGGCCAGTCCAAACATCGTCATCATCCTGTGTGGGAACAAGAAAGACCtggaggctgacagagaggtcaCCTTCCTTGAGGCGGCCCGCTTCGCCCAGGAGAACG AACTGATGTTCCTGGAGACGAGTGCCCTCACCGGAGAGAATGTGGAGGAGGCCTTCCTTAAATGTGGTCGCACCATCCTCAACAAGATAGattcag GTGAGTTAGACCCGGAACGGATGGGCTCAGGGATCCAGTATGGTGACACAACGGTGAGGCAGCTTCGCCAGTCGCCACAGGCTGGCTCAGCACAGGGCAGAGATCAGTGCAACTGTTAA